One genomic region from candidate division WOR-3 bacterium encodes:
- a CDS encoding YHS domain-containing protein, translating into MATDPVCKMLVSEKTAKWTTEYKGKKYYFCAPGCKKAFEENPEKYLKEIEEDK; encoded by the coding sequence ATGGCAACAGACCCGGTCTGCAAGATGCTGGTCTCAGAGAAGACCGCAAAATGGACAACTGAATATAAGGGCAAGAAGTATTACTTCTGTGCCCCGGGATGCAAAAAGGCATTTGAGGAAAATCCAGAGAAGTATTTGAAAGAAATAGAAGAGGATAAGTAA